One window of the Thermus neutrinimicus genome contains the following:
- a CDS encoding c-type cytochrome, giving the protein MMATLIFLALFLLGLFLALRPLLGPKEPFPEPPRREELLKELEVLKEEVKGLEGEEKKLAMARMVELERALEGWRPPEPRPFNPWPVALALGVVVLLGVGLWRYTLPRLPGETTVTARAEARELKALQDKAKRTGEVGDLLAWGRRAYDLGAFDQAAEAYLEVLRKDPTNIEAVRRVGIILFMAGRPEEAQMFLEIAQHADPKAAEGWLFLGNIYFQKGQAKEAIAAWEKYLEVGGEARERVEGLIAMARAQAQGGTDGKTVYQARCAACHGAEAQGGVGPRLKGNPILKAPEAVREIVLKGRGQMPAVPLSEGELKALLDYLSSL; this is encoded by the coding sequence ATGATGGCCACCCTTATCTTCCTGGCCCTATTCCTCTTGGGGCTCTTTCTGGCCTTAAGGCCCCTCTTGGGGCCCAAGGAGCCCTTCCCCGAGCCTCCCCGGCGGGAGGAGCTTCTCAAGGAGTTGGAGGTCCTGAAGGAGGAGGTGAAGGGCCTCGAGGGGGAGGAGAAGAAGCTGGCCATGGCCCGGATGGTGGAGTTGGAGCGGGCCCTAGAGGGTTGGCGCCCCCCCGAGCCACGCCCCTTCAACCCCTGGCCCGTGGCCCTGGCCCTGGGGGTGGTGGTCCTGCTGGGGGTGGGGCTTTGGCGCTACACCCTGCCCAGGCTTCCCGGGGAGACCACGGTGACCGCCCGGGCCGAGGCCCGGGAGCTCAAGGCCCTCCAGGACAAGGCCAAGCGCACCGGGGAGGTGGGGGACCTCCTGGCCTGGGGAAGGCGGGCCTATGACCTAGGGGCCTTTGACCAGGCGGCGGAGGCCTACCTGGAGGTGCTCAGGAAGGATCCCACCAACATCGAGGCCGTGCGCCGGGTGGGGATCATCCTCTTCATGGCGGGGCGGCCGGAGGAGGCCCAGATGTTTTTGGAGATCGCCCAGCACGCCGACCCCAAGGCCGCGGAGGGCTGGCTTTTCCTGGGGAACATTTACTTCCAGAAGGGACAGGCGAAGGAGGCCATCGCTGCCTGGGAAAAGTACCTGGAGGTGGGCGGGGAGGCCAGGGAAAGGGTGGAGGGCCTCATCGCCATGGCCCGGGCCCAGGCCCAGGGGGGGACGGATGGGAAAACGGTCTACCAGGCCCGGTGCGCCGCCTGCCACGGGGCCGAGGCCCAAGGGGGAGTGGGGCCCAGGCTTAAGGGGAACCCCATCCTGAAAGCCCCGGAGGCGGTGAGGGAGATCGTGCTCAAGGGCCGGGGCCAGATGCCGGCGGTACCCTTAAGCGAGGGGGAGCTAAAGGCCCTTCTGGACTACCTCTCTAGCCTATGA
- a CDS encoding Rieske 2Fe-2S domain-containing protein, translated as MRRRDLVFYIPVAVAGGFFLWFGVRTYNLRFRPRPLVGEPIWKEGPKVAVARRGELAVWQAKPFEYPLPLGPLRAFLLRLPEPVLGGLSLGEEHYLALSRICTHQGCTVNFVPDPEAASILYNFRYERPFLGCPCHFGAFDPLLGGKAVYGPPRYPLPRLRLEAQGDTLYATGYEVPLRPMEGS; from the coding sequence ATGAGGCGGCGGGACCTGGTCTTCTATATACCGGTGGCGGTGGCGGGGGGATTCTTCCTCTGGTTTGGGGTGCGCACCTATAACCTCCGCTTCCGCCCAAGGCCCTTGGTAGGGGAGCCCATCTGGAAGGAGGGGCCCAAGGTGGCGGTGGCCCGGCGGGGGGAGCTTGCGGTGTGGCAGGCGAAGCCCTTTGAGTACCCCTTGCCCCTAGGGCCCCTAAGGGCCTTCCTCCTCCGCCTGCCCGAGCCCGTTTTGGGGGGGCTTTCCCTGGGGGAGGAACACTACCTGGCCCTAAGCCGCATCTGCACCCACCAGGGGTGCACCGTGAACTTTGTGCCCGACCCTGAGGCGGCCTCCATCCTCTACAACTTCCGCTACGAAAGGCCCTTCCTGGGATGCCCCTGCCACTTTGGGGCCTTTGATCCCCTCCTTGGGGGAAAAGCGGTGTATGGGCCTCCCCGCTACCCCTTGCCCCGGCTACGCCTCGAGGCCCAAGGGGACACCCTCTACGCCACCGGGTATGAGGTGCCCCTTAGGCCCATGGAGGGTTCTTAG